The proteins below come from a single Prosthecobacter sp. SYSU 5D2 genomic window:
- a CDS encoding response regulator, translated as MSTPQTATRSKNATSEAPSSKTATEPALILVVDDQVRNLQIVKKVLTFDGFQVSTAESGREALKSLKARRPDLILLDVVMPEMDGFQVCEQIKENPETQNIPIVFLSADTEHQSIMKAFAKGGIDYVPKPFNKAELLARVRTHVDLHRSQLRHLRQVEERQRTLHIIANEWHKPLQRIYLFLSKIQDLSDAKAPETRIALSKEASKDTERMLASIEDFLHQQTGDYESGSEVTSGLTTDDLKSMAGKWYVTAKRKLVELVLSAPALPLAVPVALPFAIHQIVDAVLSNAVCFTPQTGRIEVKIYEEMQRIVMRVEDDGPGFSEDYLRRKFQPYMRPGNEPPSAALGVGLAAAKRIADRIHATLTIGNRSRPSGGGCVMVQFPLMEELAELKVKSKDTSAANSGKPTPKSASRGSAKEP; from the coding sequence GTGAGCACTCCCCAGACAGCGACCCGCAGCAAAAATGCAACATCCGAAGCGCCCTCCTCCAAAACCGCGACGGAACCGGCTCTGATCCTGGTAGTGGATGATCAGGTGCGAAATCTGCAAATCGTCAAAAAGGTGCTCACCTTTGACGGTTTCCAAGTGTCAACAGCGGAGAGTGGCCGGGAGGCATTAAAATCACTGAAAGCCAGGCGTCCGGATCTGATCTTGCTTGATGTAGTGATGCCTGAAATGGACGGTTTCCAGGTGTGTGAGCAGATCAAGGAAAATCCGGAGACCCAAAACATCCCTATCGTTTTCCTGTCAGCAGACACAGAGCACCAGTCCATCATGAAGGCCTTTGCCAAAGGCGGCATTGACTATGTACCGAAACCTTTTAACAAGGCGGAACTCCTGGCCCGGGTTCGTACCCATGTGGACCTGCACCGCAGCCAGCTCCGCCATCTCCGGCAGGTGGAGGAGCGCCAGCGGACACTTCATATCATCGCCAATGAGTGGCACAAGCCGTTGCAGCGCATTTACCTGTTTCTCTCCAAAATTCAGGATCTCTCGGATGCCAAAGCGCCGGAAACCCGGATCGCCCTGAGCAAGGAGGCCTCCAAGGATACGGAGCGCATGCTGGCCTCCATCGAAGACTTTTTGCACCAGCAGACTGGAGATTATGAAAGCGGCTCAGAAGTCACCTCGGGACTGACGACAGATGATCTGAAGTCTATGGCCGGGAAGTGGTATGTCACGGCCAAGCGCAAGCTGGTGGAGTTGGTGCTGTCCGCGCCCGCCCTGCCGCTCGCCGTGCCTGTGGCACTGCCTTTTGCCATCCACCAGATCGTGGATGCCGTCCTCTCCAATGCGGTCTGCTTCACCCCTCAGACGGGCCGTATCGAGGTGAAAATTTATGAGGAGATGCAGCGGATTGTCATGCGGGTGGAAGATGACGGCCCCGGTTTTTCAGAAGACTATCTGCGGCGTAAATTCCAGCCATACATGAGACCTGGAAATGAGCCGCCTTCCGCAGCCCTTGGAGTGGGTCTGGCAGCGGCAAAACGCATTGCCGACCGCATCCATGCCACCCTGACCATCGGCAACCGTTCCCGTCCAAGCGGCGGCGGCTGTGTAATGGTCCAATTTCCCTTGATGGAGGAACTGGCAGAACTCAAAGTGAAAAGCAAGGACACATCGGCTGCAAACTCCGGCAAGCCCACTCCCAAATCTGCCTCCAGGGGTTCTGCAAAGGAACCTTAA
- a CDS encoding glutathione S-transferase C-terminal domain-containing protein: MAQFPKEQDEEGGFQRQEDAFRHFVTSGEGGEFPAEAGRYHLYISLACPWAHRTLIVRHLLGLEDVITVTVADPVRDERGWAFREGEGHSGDEVNGFQFLAQAYQASDRDFSGRVTVPVLWDRHKKTIVNNSEDDICQMFAQAFRQFHTRECDLFPAALQDRQTALSTFIYEKVNNGVYKAGFATTQIGYAKAAGEVFNALDELENRLSNRRFLLGDTFVETDWRLFCTLIRFDAVYHGHFKCNLRQIRDYGHLSTYLRRLYHQPGIAETVSFDHIKRHYYMTHEDINPTRIVPVGPDLSWLEKPVL, translated from the coding sequence ATGGCCCAGTTTCCCAAAGAACAAGATGAAGAAGGCGGCTTTCAACGGCAGGAGGACGCGTTCCGGCATTTTGTCACCTCCGGAGAAGGCGGTGAGTTTCCTGCGGAAGCCGGACGCTATCATCTCTACATCTCTCTGGCCTGCCCTTGGGCTCACCGGACGCTGATCGTCCGTCATCTGCTTGGGCTGGAGGATGTGATCACGGTCACCGTTGCTGATCCTGTTCGTGATGAACGTGGCTGGGCCTTTCGTGAAGGAGAAGGGCACTCCGGGGATGAGGTCAACGGCTTTCAGTTCCTTGCCCAGGCTTATCAAGCCAGCGACCGGGACTTTTCAGGGCGCGTCACTGTTCCGGTTCTTTGGGACCGTCACAAGAAGACCATCGTCAACAATTCGGAGGACGATATCTGCCAGATGTTCGCCCAGGCCTTCCGGCAATTCCACACCCGTGAATGCGATCTGTTTCCTGCTGCCTTGCAGGACCGCCAAACTGCTCTCAGCACCTTCATTTATGAGAAGGTTAACAACGGTGTTTACAAGGCCGGCTTTGCAACCACGCAGATCGGTTATGCCAAAGCCGCCGGTGAGGTTTTCAACGCCCTGGATGAACTGGAGAACCGGCTATCCAATCGACGCTTTTTGTTAGGCGATACCTTTGTCGAAACAGACTGGCGGCTGTTTTGCACCCTCATCCGCTTTGATGCCGTTTATCATGGCCATTTCAAATGCAACCTCCGGCAGATTCGTGACTACGGGCACCTGTCCACTTATCTCCGCCGTCTGTACCATCAGCCAGGCATTGCTGAGACCGTCAGCTTTGACCACATCAAGCGGCATTATTACATGACCCATGAAGACATCAATCCCACCCGGATTGTGCCGGTGGGGCCTGACCTTTCCTGGTTGGAAAAACCGGTGCTTTAA
- a CDS encoding 4-alpha-glucanotransferase: MPPPPPLPKRLAGLLVPVFAMRRTGDMGIGDTRAVMETLDFCADHHFAVLQILPIHETIGDHSPYNPISSRALSPALLTLEPDRVPGLKQETLQRLASDAWLIQLREGAVKHLSVHALKLQVLMEAAVDFDAAEDMPAELAGEFQQFQQKESDWLPGFTLFRTLVHEYENNAHWEQWRPEHHKVASAESWIAAHPERARLERLRRSFAYIQWVAQRQWSEVRAYADAKGVRLMGEMSFGVSRSSADVWCHPDLFDTEWSMGTRPVSYFDTNKDSERWGQNWGLPPYRWENHRSENFAWLRGRLRSESRFFHICRLDHLRGYFRAYMFPWQGGSQHAEFATLSEEEALLKTNGRLPRFVPGPDEEETTAAMNELQGRELITVMQEAAGEMGLMAELMGMMPDYMRRTLDDLQMPNLTFPLLEKDDEGRLLNESSFRELSLVSYGNHDHAPVAAVYARLREGLETAGAEMPGDLRNLLAFAGWNEEPPETLSSDLLVKLQRALFDTPCLLAVLMCTDLIGTDQRFNLPGSYGSLTWCERLELTWEEFVRHPVYGARIQNAVNQILESGRA, translated from the coding sequence ATGCCACCTCCCCCTCCACTTCCCAAAAGACTTGCCGGCCTGCTTGTGCCTGTGTTTGCCATGCGCCGTACGGGTGACATGGGCATCGGCGATACGCGTGCTGTGATGGAAACCCTGGACTTCTGTGCAGACCACCATTTTGCAGTGCTGCAAATCCTGCCCATCCATGAAACGATCGGGGATCACAGCCCCTACAATCCCATCAGTTCTCGGGCGCTTTCCCCCGCCTTGCTGACGCTTGAACCGGACCGCGTGCCCGGCCTGAAGCAAGAGACTCTGCAACGCCTGGCCTCAGATGCCTGGCTCATCCAGCTGCGTGAAGGGGCCGTAAAACACCTGTCCGTGCATGCCCTGAAACTGCAGGTCCTGATGGAGGCGGCCGTTGATTTTGATGCCGCAGAAGACATGCCGGCAGAGCTGGCCGGGGAGTTTCAGCAGTTCCAACAAAAAGAGTCAGACTGGCTGCCGGGATTCACCCTGTTTCGCACCTTGGTGCATGAATATGAAAACAATGCCCACTGGGAGCAATGGCGGCCGGAGCATCATAAGGTCGCGAGCGCGGAGTCCTGGATTGCAGCGCATCCGGAGAGAGCGCGGCTGGAGCGGCTGAGACGTTCGTTCGCCTACATCCAGTGGGTGGCCCAGCGGCAATGGAGCGAGGTGCGCGCCTATGCGGATGCCAAGGGTGTGCGACTCATGGGGGAGATGTCCTTTGGGGTCTCTCGCAGCAGCGCGGACGTGTGGTGCCATCCCGACCTATTCGATACCGAGTGGAGCATGGGCACACGGCCCGTTTCGTATTTTGATACCAACAAGGATTCTGAGCGCTGGGGCCAGAACTGGGGGCTGCCACCCTACCGGTGGGAGAATCACCGGTCCGAGAATTTTGCCTGGCTGCGCGGCCGGCTACGTTCCGAGTCCAGATTTTTTCACATCTGCCGGCTGGATCATCTGCGGGGCTACTTCCGCGCCTACATGTTCCCATGGCAGGGCGGCTCGCAACACGCGGAGTTTGCCACCCTCAGTGAGGAGGAGGCGTTGCTGAAAACAAACGGGCGGCTCCCTCGCTTTGTCCCCGGACCGGATGAGGAGGAGACAACGGCAGCCATGAACGAACTCCAGGGGCGTGAGCTGATCACCGTCATGCAGGAGGCTGCGGGGGAAATGGGGCTGATGGCGGAGCTGATGGGAATGATGCCTGACTACATGCGACGAACCCTGGATGACCTGCAAATGCCGAACCTGACCTTCCCTCTGCTGGAAAAAGATGACGAAGGCCGCCTGCTTAACGAATCGTCATTCCGGGAACTGAGTCTGGTATCCTATGGAAACCATGATCACGCGCCCGTCGCAGCCGTCTATGCGCGTCTGAGAGAGGGACTGGAGACTGCCGGGGCAGAAATGCCGGGGGATCTGCGAAACCTGCTGGCTTTTGCCGGATGGAATGAGGAGCCGCCCGAAACGCTGTCCAGTGACCTGCTGGTGAAGCTGCAAAGAGCCCTTTTCGACACCCCCTGCCTGCTGGCAGTGCTGATGTGCACGGACCTCATCGGAACCGACCAGCGCTTTAACCTGCCAGGCAGCTATGGCAGCCTGACATGGTGTGAGCGTTTGGAGCTGACCTGGGAAGAATTTGTCCGCCATCCGGTGTATGGGGCCCGCATCCAAAATGCGGTGAACCAGATTCTGGAGTCCGGGCGGGCGTGA
- a CDS encoding sugar phosphate isomerase/epimerase family protein, which translates to MNQWPIGLSTGCFYHRSIFDVLGDIHASGFRQIEICSYPKHLDYHQKDQVREAGEMMRNLGLHPFSFHAPFADHIDITSLDESTRRGAVQELIVACEAAAAMGARHIVLHPGPEREGRPPEEEFLRHMNYAAESLNIVARRCCELDVHLLLENMLPHLLFGHTSDMLYLLGQIRECNVGTCLDTGHASLAGEIGTVIHKLSGHLKMLHANDNHGNSDAHLNPGDGRIDWGWLLSELKHHHFKGSLILELAGYPGETTHDTLHRARRAFDYLVAVNQNG; encoded by the coding sequence ATGAACCAATGGCCCATCGGACTTTCCACCGGCTGCTTTTATCATCGCAGCATCTTTGACGTGCTGGGTGACATCCACGCCAGCGGCTTCCGGCAGATTGAAATCTGCTCCTACCCCAAACACCTGGACTATCACCAAAAAGACCAGGTGCGCGAGGCTGGCGAAATGATGCGGAACCTGGGACTCCACCCCTTTTCCTTTCATGCTCCCTTTGCTGATCATATAGACATCACCTCCCTCGATGAATCCACCCGTCGGGGTGCCGTGCAGGAACTGATTGTCGCCTGTGAAGCCGCCGCCGCCATGGGAGCACGTCACATTGTCCTGCATCCGGGTCCTGAGCGGGAAGGCCGGCCGCCTGAGGAGGAATTCCTGCGGCACATGAACTATGCGGCCGAGTCACTCAACATCGTCGCCCGCCGCTGCTGTGAGCTGGATGTGCACCTGCTGCTGGAGAACATGCTTCCACACCTTTTGTTCGGCCACACCAGTGACATGCTTTACCTCTTGGGACAGATCCGCGAATGCAATGTCGGCACCTGCCTGGATACCGGCCATGCCAGCCTGGCCGGGGAAATCGGAACCGTGATCCACAAGCTTTCCGGCCACCTGAAAATGCTCCATGCAAACGACAACCACGGTAATTCCGATGCCCACCTGAATCCCGGTGATGGCCGCATAGACTGGGGCTGGCTGCTTTCTGAATTAAAGCACCACCATTTCAAAGGCTCACTCATTCTGGAGCTTGCAGGCTACCCCGGTGAGACCACCCACGATACGTTACATCGCGCACGCCGTGCTTTTGATTATCTGGTGGCCGTCAATCAAAATGGCTGA
- a CDS encoding cupin domain-containing protein, translating into MKPQSVTNFQQWFEALHTTDQTQVAMMRLEPGRDTGVEAEDHPESDQVLLVIEGRVSGEIGDEKITLQKGEFVVIPARTPHRFYNNFDESVLTFNVYAPPAYPANSKG; encoded by the coding sequence ATGAAGCCGCAGAGCGTCACCAACTTCCAGCAGTGGTTTGAAGCCCTCCATACCACGGACCAGACCCAGGTGGCCATGATGCGTCTGGAACCGGGGCGGGATACTGGTGTCGAGGCTGAGGACCACCCTGAAAGCGACCAGGTGCTGCTCGTTATCGAGGGCCGGGTGAGCGGGGAGATAGGTGACGAAAAAATAACTCTGCAGAAAGGCGAGTTTGTCGTCATTCCTGCACGTACACCGCACCGCTTTTATAACAACTTTGACGAATCTGTACTGACCTTCAATGTCTATGCGCCTCCCGCCTACCCTGCAAACTCTAAAGGATGA
- a CDS encoding sulfurtransferase encodes MPQTAPAPAAITNIAAYQFASLSDLKDLRERLVSQCKDWGLKGTILLSTEGINLFIAGVKENVDLLVAELRNVPGLEGLTPKVSESAEQPFRRMLVRIKKEIIAFGVEGIEPAKYTSPRMEARTLKQWLDEGRPVTLLDTRNDYEVKLGTFKGAHVIGVNNFRDFPEAVRRLPEAMKQQPIVTFCTGGIRCEKAAPFMEREGFEKVWQLEGGILKYFEEVGGAHYDGECFVFDQRVGVDPALSETESTQCYVCQSPLTEEDQKDERFVEHVSCVYCYKTTEQKMAENIAARHEAIRAVCTPLPGSAPYDHQQPLNVPRACDGMTLLDTLTSILPHVPQEELLSRFADQRILNQDEKPVAPDLIVRAGERYLRLLPGNVEPDVNADIRLLHEDEAVVVLVKPAPLPMHAGGRFNRNTLQYILQEVYLPQKPRACHRLDANTTGLLVVARTRHFAGLVQGQFARGEVEKVYLAKVQGHPPEDSFFSDAPISDVPGAMGSREVDEENGREARTEFKVILRNEDGTALVEARPITGRTNQIRIHLWQLGFPIVGDPVYLPGQTVGDTQTLDTAAAPLCLHAWQVAFTHPMTQERVRFEAEKPAWS; translated from the coding sequence ATGCCCCAGACCGCTCCAGCCCCAGCCGCCATTACCAACATTGCCGCCTATCAATTTGCTTCTCTCAGCGACCTGAAGGATCTGCGCGAGCGGCTGGTGAGCCAGTGCAAGGACTGGGGCCTGAAAGGGACCATTTTGCTAAGCACGGAAGGCATCAATCTGTTCATCGCCGGGGTGAAGGAGAATGTGGACCTGCTGGTGGCCGAGCTGCGCAACGTCCCTGGTCTGGAAGGCCTGACGCCCAAGGTCAGCGAGAGTGCGGAGCAGCCTTTCCGGCGCATGCTGGTGCGGATTAAAAAAGAGATCATCGCCTTTGGCGTGGAGGGGATCGAGCCGGCGAAATACACCTCGCCCCGGATGGAAGCACGGACTTTGAAACAGTGGCTGGATGAAGGCCGCCCGGTGACGCTGCTGGACACGCGTAATGATTATGAGGTGAAGCTGGGAACCTTCAAAGGGGCTCATGTCATCGGTGTAAACAACTTTCGGGATTTCCCGGAGGCCGTGCGCCGCCTGCCGGAGGCCATGAAGCAGCAGCCTATCGTTACCTTTTGCACTGGCGGCATCCGCTGTGAAAAGGCGGCTCCATTCATGGAGCGGGAAGGTTTTGAAAAGGTGTGGCAGCTTGAGGGCGGTATTCTGAAGTACTTCGAGGAAGTGGGCGGTGCCCACTACGACGGCGAGTGTTTTGTCTTTGACCAGCGGGTGGGCGTGGACCCGGCGCTGAGCGAGACGGAATCCACCCAGTGCTATGTCTGCCAGTCGCCCCTGACGGAGGAAGATCAAAAAGACGAGCGTTTTGTGGAGCATGTATCCTGCGTCTATTGCTACAAGACCACGGAGCAGAAGATGGCGGAAAACATCGCCGCCCGGCATGAGGCCATCCGCGCGGTGTGCACGCCGCTGCCTGGCAGCGCGCCGTATGACCATCAGCAGCCGCTGAATGTGCCTAGAGCTTGCGATGGCATGACCCTTCTGGACACGTTGACCAGCATCCTGCCGCATGTGCCGCAGGAAGAACTGCTCTCGCGGTTCGCAGACCAGCGCATTTTGAACCAGGACGAGAAGCCTGTGGCCCCAGATCTGATCGTCAGGGCAGGGGAGCGCTACCTGCGGCTGCTGCCGGGAAATGTTGAGCCGGATGTGAATGCGGACATCCGTCTTCTGCATGAGGATGAAGCTGTGGTCGTTCTCGTCAAACCCGCCCCGCTGCCCATGCATGCGGGCGGGAGATTTAACCGGAACACCCTGCAATACATCCTGCAGGAGGTCTATCTGCCGCAGAAGCCCCGGGCCTGCCATCGTCTGGATGCGAATACCACCGGGCTTTTGGTGGTGGCACGGACGCGGCACTTTGCCGGGCTGGTGCAGGGCCAGTTTGCCCGTGGCGAGGTGGAAAAGGTGTATCTGGCCAAGGTGCAGGGCCATCCTCCTGAAGACTCTTTTTTCTCAGATGCACCGATCAGTGATGTGCCAGGTGCCATGGGCAGCCGGGAGGTGGACGAGGAGAACGGGCGCGAGGCCCGCACGGAGTTTAAAGTCATCCTCCGAAATGAAGACGGCACTGCCCTGGTGGAGGCCCGGCCCATCACCGGCCGCACCAACCAGATCCGCATCCATCTCTGGCAGCTCGGTTTCCCGATTGTGGGAGATCCGGTGTATCTCCCCGGCCAGACCGTGGGCGATACGCAGACCCTGGATACTGCAGCCGCCCCGCTCTGCCTGCATGCCTGGCAGGTCGCCTT
- a CDS encoding phospholipase D-like domain-containing protein, with protein sequence MRLPPTLQTLKDEAVAAWPFSQSGNEAESAHGWMRFAATAILSGGAAVIFSKNFLETEKRITHDIDTDYAVADPAFERVMSQLMGPPLVDGNKITVLENGAEFFPCMLDSIRSAQHSITFESFVFTKGEVSKAFADALCERAGAGVKVHFLQDAMGCNCIDSAFVKRMAKCGVELEIFRRFNLAHFNHRTHRKLLIIDGRIGYTGGAGISDLWDGNADRPDHWRDTQYEIQGPVVAQMQQAFLDNWMQTRSQVLHGDLYFPELKACGDKKCQMLKSSVSEGADSARLMFLLSIAAARHSIRIVNPYFVPDMLVINLLKKALARGVSVEIIAPSERIDQRVVRYVGRARWGGLMKSGAKFYEYQPALLHSKYFIVDEQWVSVGSCNLDDRSLCLNEEANLNVLDHGFAWQHLDIFERDKAESREITWAAWRKRPLSEKIIGHAAGVLRSQM encoded by the coding sequence ATGCGCCTCCCGCCTACCCTGCAAACTCTAAAGGATGAAGCCGTGGCCGCATGGCCGTTTTCGCAGTCCGGGAATGAGGCCGAATCCGCCCACGGATGGATGCGGTTTGCCGCCACGGCAATCCTCAGCGGAGGCGCGGCGGTCATCTTCAGCAAGAATTTTTTAGAGACGGAGAAGAGAATTACCCATGACATTGACACGGATTACGCGGTGGCCGATCCGGCGTTCGAACGGGTGATGAGCCAGCTCATGGGGCCGCCGCTCGTGGACGGAAACAAAATCACCGTGCTGGAAAATGGGGCGGAATTCTTCCCTTGCATGCTCGATTCCATCCGCAGTGCTCAGCACAGCATTACCTTTGAGAGTTTTGTCTTCACCAAAGGGGAGGTTTCCAAGGCTTTTGCCGATGCCCTTTGCGAACGTGCCGGTGCCGGAGTGAAGGTGCATTTCCTTCAGGATGCGATGGGCTGCAACTGCATAGACAGCGCCTTTGTGAAACGCATGGCCAAGTGCGGTGTGGAACTGGAGATTTTTCGCCGGTTTAATCTGGCCCACTTTAATCATCGCACGCACCGCAAGCTTCTGATCATTGACGGACGCATTGGTTATACAGGAGGAGCCGGCATCTCTGACCTTTGGGACGGAAATGCAGACCGGCCTGACCACTGGCGGGACACCCAGTACGAGATCCAGGGGCCGGTCGTGGCGCAGATGCAGCAGGCCTTTCTGGACAACTGGATGCAAACACGCTCGCAGGTGCTCCACGGGGATCTTTACTTTCCTGAGCTGAAAGCCTGTGGTGACAAGAAGTGCCAGATGTTGAAAAGCTCGGTCAGCGAAGGTGCGGACAGCGCCCGGCTGATGTTCCTGCTTTCCATTGCCGCCGCGCGGCATTCCATCCGGATTGTAAATCCGTATTTTGTGCCTGACATGCTGGTCATCAACCTGCTGAAAAAGGCTCTCGCACGCGGCGTGAGTGTGGAAATCATAGCTCCGAGCGAGCGCATTGACCAGCGGGTGGTCAGGTATGTGGGCCGCGCACGTTGGGGCGGGCTCATGAAGTCTGGAGCAAAGTTTTATGAATATCAGCCCGCGTTGCTGCACAGCAAGTATTTCATTGTGGATGAGCAATGGGTTTCCGTTGGCTCCTGCAATCTTGATGACCGTTCCCTGTGCCTCAACGAGGAGGCAAATCTGAACGTTCTGGATCATGGCTTTGCCTGGCAGCACCTGGACATCTTTGAGCGGGACAAAGCGGAATCCAGGGAGATTACCTGGGCTGCATGGCGCAAGCGGCCTCTCAGTGAAAAAATCATCGGCCATGCGGCCGGCGTGCTGCGCTCCCAGATGTGA
- a CDS encoding endonuclease/exonuclease/phosphatase family protein codes for MLTSPPHLRVMTYNVHGCVGMDAQQDEKRIADVIATFQPDVVALQELDVARSRSRGVDQARILADRLKMNFYFHPALSHLSEHYGDAILSRLPMTLVKKGILPTTTSRLAFEPRGALLVRLEVDGQPVFLLNTHLGLSWDERLAQTEALLGPEWMGRPGGQARFILCGDLNAIPGSLVHRTFKSRLQDVQSWTFLTRPRATFPSRMPLVRLDYIFINEGLAVQDVQVPNNMLTRNASDHLPLIADLVLA; via the coding sequence ATGCTGACTTCCCCCCCCCACCTGCGAGTCATGACTTACAATGTTCATGGCTGCGTGGGCATGGATGCCCAGCAGGATGAAAAGCGTATCGCGGACGTTATCGCCACCTTCCAGCCGGATGTTGTGGCGCTGCAGGAACTGGATGTAGCGCGTTCGCGGAGCCGCGGGGTGGACCAGGCGCGCATCCTGGCGGACCGGCTGAAAATGAATTTCTACTTCCACCCGGCGCTGAGCCACCTGTCTGAGCATTATGGAGATGCCATTCTGAGCCGGCTGCCGATGACGCTGGTTAAAAAAGGCATTCTGCCGACCACCACATCGCGGCTTGCCTTTGAACCGCGGGGCGCACTGCTGGTCAGGCTGGAAGTGGACGGGCAGCCGGTCTTCCTGCTGAACACCCATCTTGGCCTTAGCTGGGATGAAAGGCTGGCCCAGACAGAAGCGCTGCTGGGTCCTGAATGGATGGGCAGACCTGGCGGCCAGGCCCGCTTCATCCTTTGCGGCGACCTCAATGCCATCCCCGGTTCTCTCGTTCATCGCACTTTCAAGAGCCGTCTCCAGGATGTGCAGTCCTGGACATTCCTGACGCGACCCCGTGCCACCTTTCCCTCCCGCATGCCCCTGGTCAGGCTGGACTATATTTTTATCAATGAAGGGCTGGCTGTGCAAGATGTGCAGGTGCCGAACAACATGCTGACCCGCAACGCCTCTGACCACCTCCCGCTGATTGCGGACCTTGTGCTGGCCTGA
- a CDS encoding sigma-70 family RNA polymerase sigma factor, whose product MNIAPTSSFAEKDDEALMACLAAKEPNALWILHQRYHSILKSIIISVIHDETEADDVLQEVFIQIWTHASNYSAAKGKAAGWLITLARRRAIDRLRQRHAYQLATDRLEKASKPSNAYEIESAEHDIERQDISNYLNQLLQQLPVPQKEVVILAHLHGMSQRQIAVHMSLPLGTVKTRLELGMRKLCHAACAVHHKVM is encoded by the coding sequence ATGAACATTGCCCCAACATCCTCCTTTGCCGAAAAAGATGACGAAGCCCTGATGGCCTGCCTGGCAGCCAAAGAACCTAACGCTTTGTGGATTCTTCACCAGCGTTATCACTCCATCCTGAAGTCCATCATCATCTCTGTGATTCATGATGAAACGGAAGCTGATGATGTGCTGCAGGAAGTTTTCATCCAGATCTGGACGCATGCGTCCAACTACTCGGCCGCCAAAGGCAAAGCAGCTGGCTGGCTAATCACTTTGGCCCGCCGCCGTGCGATTGACCGTCTGCGTCAGCGCCACGCCTACCAGCTTGCGACTGACCGGCTGGAGAAGGCTTCCAAGCCTTCCAATGCCTATGAGATCGAAAGCGCTGAGCATGACATTGAGCGCCAGGACATCAGCAACTATCTGAACCAGCTTCTTCAGCAGCTTCCTGTGCCGCAGAAGGAAGTGGTCATCCTGGCCCACCTGCATGGCATGAGCCAGCGCCAGATTGCCGTTCACATGAGCCTGCCCCTGGGCACTGTCAAAACCCGCCTGGAACTTGGCATGCGCAAGCTTTGCCACGCGGCCTGCGCCGTTCATCACAAGGTTATGTAA
- a CDS encoding DUF4142 domain-containing protein: MKNYSVPALAAALLCAFASLTIMATPGHSADPKSILNASDEKFVKAASQMGLGEAQIAALGVKKSAREDVRAIAEKMVADHGAANTELAALAKSKGVMISVVTDPQDTEEMKDLENEPTGDGFDKAFLAQLEDDHKESIALFEDAAEDSEDAEVKAWAAKMLPTLRAHLNQVQEAQKK; the protein is encoded by the coding sequence ATGAAAAACTATTCCGTTCCTGCTCTGGCCGCAGCCTTGCTCTGCGCCTTTGCCAGCCTCACCATCATGGCCACCCCCGGCCATTCCGCAGATCCCAAAAGCATCCTCAATGCCTCTGATGAAAAGTTTGTGAAGGCAGCCTCACAAATGGGGCTGGGAGAGGCTCAAATCGCCGCTTTGGGTGTGAAGAAATCGGCACGTGAAGACGTCAGGGCCATCGCTGAAAAAATGGTGGCTGACCATGGCGCTGCCAACACCGAGCTTGCTGCTCTGGCCAAGTCCAAAGGCGTCATGATTTCGGTCGTGACGGATCCTCAGGACACTGAAGAAATGAAGGACCTGGAAAATGAGCCAACAGGTGACGGCTTTGACAAAGCCTTCCTGGCCCAGCTTGAAGATGATCATAAGGAGTCCATTGCTCTGTTTGAAGACGCAGCCGAGGACTCCGAGGACGCGGAAGTCAAAGCCTGGGCCGCCAAGATGCTGCCCACCTTGCGTGCCCACCTGAACCAGGTTCAGGAAGCCCAGAAGAAGTAA